From Brienomyrus brachyistius isolate T26 unplaced genomic scaffold, BBRACH_0.4 scaffold42, whole genome shotgun sequence, one genomic window encodes:
- the LOC125722771 gene encoding G-protein coupled receptor family C group 5 member B-like — MAPSINLFTFLVLSLVGGSSSWDEASPCGSGSILTRPYTALCELDAVWGLVVVVAAAAAALASLILLLVVLCRLRKITEAEERSGVAPLLLLFAAIFGLCGLSLGYIAEQQESLCFARRVLRGVLLAVCNTCLVFHGLRLRRLGQGAHSPSTGQLMGLAVALAVLDPEWILLATMSMCQPACEYQPLDFALATTYVLVLLLAALVGAACSLWRQQPRWRCRTTWLLITCLASVLLWVAWITFCLYGNAALGLSPTWDNRVQAVVLLAQAWLLILLHAAPEVHATLRPPSRMREANLEEGLSHL; from the coding sequence atggcTCCCTCTATTAATCTCTTCACCTTCCTCGTCCTGtccctggtggggggcagctcttcatgggacgaagcttcgccttgcggatccggctccatcctgacaaggccctacacggccttgtgtgagctggatgcggtgtggggcttggtggtggtggtggcggcagcggcggcggccctcgcctcgctgatcctgctcctggtggtactgtgtcgcctgcggaagatcacagaggctgaggagcgcagcggggtggcgccgctactcctgctgttcgctgccatatttgggctctgtggcctcagcctgggatacatcgctgagcagcaagagagcctctgcttcgcccggcgtgtcctgaggggggtgttgcttgcTGTCTGCAACACCTGCCTCGTGTTTCATGGTCTGCGACTGCGCCGGTTGGGACAAGGTGCTCATAGCCCCAGCACAGGTCAACTGATGGGGCTGGCGGTGGCCTTGGCCGTGTTGGATCCGGAGTGGATCCTTCTAGCCACGATGTCCATGTGCCAGCCAGCCTGTGAATACCAGCCGCTGGACTTTGCGCTGGCCACCACTTAtgtgctggtcctgctcctggcagcactggtgggggccgcctgcagtctgtggaggcagcagccacggtggaggtgcaggaccacgtggctgctcatcacctgcctggcctcagtcctgctgtgggtggcctggatcaccttctgcctgtatggcaacgcggcgcttggcctgtccccaacatgggacaaccgggtacaggcagtggtgctgctggcacaggcatggctgctcatactgctgcacgctgctcctgaggtccacgccaccttacggcccccgtcccgcatgagagaggccaatttagaggagggcctttctcacctgtag